In Mastacembelus armatus chromosome 4, fMasArm1.2, whole genome shotgun sequence, the following are encoded in one genomic region:
- the ahsg1 gene encoding alpha-2-HS-glycoprotein 1, with amino-acid sequence MLRLLILVLLSSAVLICSAAPALEPVTCNEDNKTTAAHLATNHINEHHHHGYKFQLNEIQGIKLEKEDDGCSVQMQLDLLETKCHIVNPKEYEDCELREDHARAVMANCTVMMTVKTGDAKVIKYNCDTQQVKSNMEMARMCPDCPTLMPLNSPEGLTSVNEAVKQFNQNTTNQHYYVLQEVGRISSAYIMTTGMNYYAEFVLVETHCPMGSRIIPEACKPLCHDRAHHAFCHSSYSRTNGLGSVGCEFYPPLNTTALGPGEREPICRHHHHRGPPHHGPPPHAHGHPPHAGNEGSLPHAHGKGHHSHADGEGSCLKVHGKGHHSHADDEGSCPHAHGKHRPNANGQVPPPPAGGQGPPPHAGGHKPPPGQDRPHPHYHHFHPCHGLLTNIDPALHPICPWPHTEPHPNPKPNQS; translated from the exons ATGTTGAGATTACTCATCCTTGTGCTGCTGTCCTCAGCAGTGCTGATTTGCAGTGCTGCTCCAGCTTTGGAGCCAGTAACATGCAATGAGGATAATAAAACTACAGCAGCACATCTGGCAACAAATCACATCAACGAGCATCACCACCATGGCTACAAATTCCAACTCAATGAGATCCAGGGCATCAAATTGGAAAAG GAAGATGACGGCTGTAGTGTCCAGATGCAGTTGGACCTTTTGGAGACAAAGTGCCATATTGTCAACCCCAAAGAGTATGAGGACTGTGAGCTCCGTGAAGATCATGCCCGG GCAGTGATGGCCAACTGTACCGTTATGATGACTGTAAAAACTGGAGATGCCAAAGTCATCAAATATAACTGCGACACGCAACAAG TAAAATCTAACATGGAGATGGCCAGAATGTGCCCTGATTGTCCCACCCTGATGCCACTTAACAGCCCTGAAGGTCTCACGTCTGTTAATGAAGCTGTCAAACAATTCAACCAGAACACCACAAACCAGCACTACTATGTTCTGCAGGAAGTGGGGCGGATAAGCTCAGCG TACATAATGACAACAGGAATGAACTACTATGCTGAATTTGTCCTAGTCGAGACTCATTGTCCAATGGGATCCAGAATCATTCCTGAGGCATGCAAGCCCCTTTGCCATGACAGAGCT CATCATGCTTTCTGCCATTCATCTTATTCCAGAACAAATGGGCTTGGGTCAGTTGGATGTGAATTCTATCCCCCACTG AACACTACTGCCCTTGGCCCTGGTGAGCGAGAGCCCATATGTAGGCACCACCATCATAGAGGCCCTCCTCATCATGGTCCCCCTCCTCATGCTCATGGTCACCCTCCTCATGCTGGCAATGAAGGATCGCTCCCCCATGCTCATGGTAAAGGACATCATTCCCATGCTGATGGTGAAGGATCCTGCCTAAAGGTTCATGGTAAAGGGCACCATTCCCATGCTGATGATGAAGGTTCCTGTCCACACGCACATGGTAAACACCGCCCTAATGCTAATGGTCAAGTACCCCCTCCCCCTGCTGGCGGTCAAGGACCTCCTCCCCATGCTGGCGGTCATAAACCCCCACCTGGCCAAGACCGGCCACACCCCCACTACCACCACTTCCATCCGTGTCATGGTCTCTTGACTAATATTGACCCAGCTTTGCACCCCATTTGCCCCTGGCCTCATACTGAACCCCACCCAAACCCAAAACCGAATCAGTCCTGA